In Legionella cardiaca, a genomic segment contains:
- the rsmA gene encoding 16S rRNA (adenine(1518)-N(6)/adenine(1519)-N(6))-dimethyltransferase RsmA encodes MMHRPRKRFGQNFLQNPQIINEILTALNLQENDKVVEIGPGLGALTVPLLRQLKKLTAIEIDKDLQAHLASLPVAFNKLQLLAGDALTVDYSQWGEKLRVLGNLPYNISTPLLLHLLKYAQFIEDMHFMLQKEVVLRLAAVPGTKAYGRLSVMVQYYCEVEYLFDVPPEAFHPKPKVDSAIVRLTPYRLSPYPEISPAALESLVAQAFSMRRKTLANNLKSVLSAAQLTELGVDPVSRPEQIAVKDYVQIAKFVTN; translated from the coding sequence TATGCATCGTCCGCGTAAGCGCTTTGGCCAAAATTTTTTGCAGAACCCACAAATTATCAATGAAATATTGACTGCACTTAATTTGCAGGAGAATGATAAGGTTGTTGAAATTGGTCCGGGGTTAGGGGCTTTGACAGTCCCTTTATTACGACAATTAAAAAAATTAACAGCCATTGAAATTGATAAGGATCTTCAGGCTCATTTAGCCTCTTTGCCTGTTGCTTTTAATAAATTGCAGCTGCTTGCCGGGGATGCCTTGACAGTTGATTACAGTCAATGGGGCGAGAAATTGCGGGTACTCGGTAATTTACCCTATAACATTTCGACGCCACTGCTTCTTCACCTGCTGAAATATGCTCAATTTATTGAGGATATGCATTTTATGTTACAGAAAGAAGTCGTGTTGCGTTTAGCGGCGGTACCAGGGACAAAAGCTTATGGACGGTTAAGTGTGATGGTGCAATATTATTGCGAGGTGGAGTATTTATTTGATGTTCCGCCGGAGGCTTTTCACCCTAAGCCTAAAGTCGATTCGGCTATTGTACGCTTAACGCCCTATCGTCTCTCACCTTATCCTGAAATAAGTCCAGCGGCATTGGAGTCGCTTGTAGCGCAAGCCTTTTCCATGCGACGAAAAACATTGGCAAATAATTTAAAGTCTGTACTCAGTGCAGCTCAGCTGACTGAATTAGGTGTTGATCCAGTTTCACGACCTGAACAAATAGCCGTTAAGGATTATGTGCAGATAGCGAAATTTGTGACCAATTAG